The Rhizobium tumorigenes genome window below encodes:
- the repA gene encoding plasmid partitioning protein RepA: MLQPASQNVRDTASKIGVYTSKLSAELNDMREAVYPPSAQKTFARTFSTLDLVRLLNVPESTLRQLTIEGKGPVPERADNNRRTYTVNQVKELRSFLAKLRPDDAGELLPHRRRGEKLQVIATANFKGGSSKTTTSIHLAHFLGLQGYRVLCLDLDPQASMTALFGIQPEFDLGENETTYASIRYDNERRSLADIIRPTYFPGVDLVPGNLELMDFEFDTPSYLTSKNRDDLGLFFERLSNALARVDDRYDIVIIDTPPSLGYSTLAALYAATSLIITVHPAMLDVASCNQFLIMISDLSEVLAQFGAKFEHDFFRFLLTRVNPNDGPQKYMSGVMRRLFGDDVLVSEALESTAIAGAAVAKKTLYELEAGEVGREALKRAIESADRVNFEILDLIHKVWGRIR, translated from the coding sequence ATGCTTCAACCGGCTTCTCAGAACGTCAGAGATACGGCATCGAAAATCGGGGTTTACACTTCGAAGCTCTCTGCAGAACTCAACGACATGCGCGAAGCCGTCTATCCGCCTTCGGCGCAGAAGACATTCGCTCGGACATTTTCTACACTTGATCTTGTTCGGCTGTTAAATGTTCCTGAAAGCACTCTTCGACAATTGACAATCGAAGGGAAGGGGCCAGTGCCGGAAAGAGCGGACAACAACCGCCGCACCTATACCGTAAACCAGGTTAAGGAGCTGCGTTCGTTCCTCGCTAAACTCCGCCCTGACGATGCCGGTGAACTGTTGCCTCATCGCCGCAGGGGCGAAAAGCTGCAGGTCATTGCCACAGCCAATTTCAAAGGCGGCAGTTCAAAGACGACGACGTCCATTCACCTAGCCCACTTTCTTGGCCTCCAAGGTTACCGTGTTCTTTGCCTTGACCTTGATCCACAGGCGTCAATGACAGCACTCTTTGGTATTCAGCCGGAATTCGATCTCGGTGAGAACGAAACTACTTATGCGTCCATAAGATATGACAATGAGCGCCGGTCCCTAGCCGATATTATCAGACCGACCTATTTCCCGGGCGTTGATCTCGTGCCCGGAAATCTCGAGCTGATGGATTTCGAGTTTGACACACCGTCTTATCTGACCTCGAAAAACAGGGATGATCTCGGCCTCTTTTTCGAGCGCCTGAGCAATGCTCTGGCTCGTGTCGATGATCGCTACGATATCGTAATCATCGATACACCCCCGTCGCTTGGATACTCGACGCTGGCAGCACTCTACGCGGCAACATCTTTGATCATTACGGTTCATCCCGCGATGCTTGATGTCGCCTCGTGCAACCAGTTCCTCATCATGATCTCTGACCTCTCTGAGGTTCTCGCGCAGTTCGGCGCGAAGTTCGAACATGATTTCTTTCGGTTCTTGCTGACACGTGTAAATCCAAACGATGGTCCGCAAAAATACATGTCCGGTGTCATGCGCCGGCTATTTGGCGACGACGTTCTGGTTTCGGAAGCGCTTGAGTCTACTGCCATCGCCGGGGCAGCGGTTGCTAAGAAGACCCTTTACGAACTGGAAGCCGGGGAAGTTGGACGAGAGGCACTGAAACGGGCCATCGAAAGTGCCGATCGCGTCAACTTCGAGATTCTTGATCTGATCCACAAGGTTTGGGGACGTATCCGATGA
- the repB gene encoding plasmid partitioning protein RepB — protein MKKSILQKMADAESRGGSITSAEPSEKSLPSRRHSSPVISNVGRALTQLSEDSIISLDPNKLERSPYKDRFDSDEEVEKELDALKMSIVTEGQKIPVLVRPHPTKSDHYQLAYGYRRWAAIKAIMAETERPESIRIKAYVRELTDRQLVEEQSLENGVRENLTWIEQAMWAVQLKSAGLSHRAICPILGLSEAAVSHLFRVTDVIPEDIVFAIGRAKGVGRPKWTAFADLLRDTSRVEPVRRFIETTAFQQAHSSERVALAIRAASGALDKLSEASQEEMRDFAVGDRLFGRMKRTSSGTTVTIPKQEHAFARWLAERMPDLLREYNHQDSSIH, from the coding sequence ATGAAAAAGAGCATCCTTCAAAAAATGGCTGACGCCGAGAGCCGCGGCGGTTCCATCACCAGTGCCGAACCGTCAGAAAAGTCCTTGCCGTCCCGGCGCCATTCGTCGCCCGTTATTTCGAATGTTGGCCGAGCACTGACCCAACTGAGCGAAGACAGCATCATCTCTCTCGATCCCAATAAATTGGAGCGTTCTCCGTACAAGGATCGTTTCGACAGCGATGAGGAGGTGGAAAAGGAGCTAGACGCTCTCAAGATGTCGATAGTCACTGAAGGGCAGAAGATCCCTGTGCTAGTCCGACCGCATCCCACCAAAAGCGATCACTATCAGCTTGCATATGGGTACCGTCGTTGGGCAGCGATCAAGGCCATAATGGCGGAAACTGAGCGGCCAGAGAGCATCAGGATCAAAGCCTACGTCCGCGAGTTGACGGACCGCCAGTTGGTTGAGGAACAGTCCCTCGAAAATGGTGTCAGGGAAAACCTTACCTGGATTGAGCAAGCTATGTGGGCCGTCCAGCTAAAAAGTGCCGGGCTGTCCCATCGCGCGATATGCCCAATCCTTGGTCTATCAGAGGCAGCAGTGTCTCACCTCTTTCGCGTCACGGATGTGATCCCAGAAGACATCGTTTTCGCGATCGGTAGAGCCAAGGGCGTCGGACGGCCGAAATGGACGGCGTTCGCGGACCTATTGAGAGATACAAGCAGAGTAGAGCCTGTTCGCAGGTTTATTGAAACAACCGCCTTTCAACAGGCGCACAGTTCAGAACGTGTCGCACTTGCAATCCGCGCTGCCAGCGGTGCGCTCGATAAGTTAAGCGAGGCAAGCCAGGAAGAGATGCGCGATTTTGCCGTCGGCGATAGGCTGTTTGGCCGCATGAAACGCACTTCTTCTGGAACCACCGTGACCATCCCTAAGCAGGAACACGCTTTCGCGCGATGGCTAGCAGAGCGAATGCCGGATCTGCTGCGCGAGTACAATCATCAGGACAGCTCCATTCACTGA
- the repC gene encoding plasmid replication protein RepC, whose amino-acid sequence MQTGSVTTPFGRRAMTLGMLASQYKANDIVPEQSVDKWKIFRALCEAKPLLGLSDRALAVLNALLSFYPGNELSGKHGLVVFPSNAQLSIRAHGIAPATLRRHLAALVEAGLLVRKDSPNGKRFARRDGEGEVDQAYGFNIAPLIARADEIQALAAQVTIDRALFRAMRERLSLCRRDIAKLIETALEEGVPGDWTMVHGHFRDLVARIPRSPDIHDITPIVEEMEMLREEVLNLLEVRITVQNMHGNESQAERHIQNSKPESSSDLEPASNMKQSETSEIQPQAPDMPMGHTAAADDSGERKSVTDGHLVKPRRLAMAGGDQPGLKAFPLGLVLQACPEILSYGPGGSIGSWRDMMAAAVVVRSMLGVSPSAYEEACVIMGPENAATVMACVLERAGSITSAGGYLRDLTRRTERGEFAIGPMLMSLARANAGRRERTG is encoded by the coding sequence ATGCAGACGGGAAGTGTGACGACGCCCTTTGGGCGGCGGGCCATGACGCTTGGCATGCTGGCAAGCCAGTACAAGGCCAACGACATCGTGCCGGAACAGTCGGTCGACAAGTGGAAGATCTTTCGTGCGCTCTGCGAAGCAAAGCCGCTGCTCGGCCTGTCCGACAGGGCGCTGGCGGTGCTGAACGCTCTGCTGAGCTTCTATCCGGGCAATGAGCTCAGCGGAAAGCACGGCCTCGTGGTCTTTCCCTCCAACGCCCAGCTGTCGATCCGCGCCCACGGCATTGCGCCGGCAACGCTGCGCCGCCATCTGGCTGCCCTGGTCGAGGCCGGATTGCTGGTGCGCAAGGATAGCCCGAACGGCAAGCGCTTTGCGCGCCGGGACGGGGAGGGGGAGGTCGATCAGGCCTATGGCTTCAATATCGCTCCGCTGATTGCTCGTGCCGATGAGATCCAGGCACTGGCAGCGCAGGTCACCATCGACCGCGCCCTGTTCAGGGCGATGCGCGAGCGCCTGTCGCTCTGCCGGCGTGACATTGCCAAGCTGATCGAGACCGCTCTGGAAGAGGGTGTGCCGGGCGACTGGACGATGGTACATGGCCATTTCCGCGATCTCGTGGCCAGGATACCGCGCTCTCCCGACATCCATGACATCACGCCTATTGTCGAAGAGATGGAGATGCTGCGCGAGGAAGTACTCAACCTGTTGGAAGTTCGCATAACTGTTCAAAATATGCACGGCAATGAGTCCCAAGCTGAGCGCCACATACAGAATTCAAAACCCGAATCTAGCTCTGATCTTGAACCAGCTTCGAACATGAAGCAGAGCGAAACATCGGAAATCCAACCACAGGCGCCGGATATGCCGATGGGACACACCGCTGCAGCGGATGACAGCGGCGAGCGCAAAAGCGTGACTGATGGCCATCTTGTGAAACCGCGAAGGCTGGCTATGGCCGGCGGAGATCAACCGGGGCTGAAGGCGTTTCCGCTCGGGCTTGTGCTGCAGGCCTGCCCGGAAATTCTGTCCTACGGCCCGGGCGGCAGTATCGGCAGCTGGCGAGACATGATGGCGGCAGCCGTCGTCGTCCGCTCGATGCTGGGGGTCAGCCCCAGCGCCTACGAGGAGGCCTGCGTCATCATGGGGCCCGAGAATGCAGCGACCGTCATGGCCTGCGTGCTGGAAAGGGCCGGCAGCATCACGTCGGCCGGCGGATATTTGCGCGACCTCACCCGCAGGACAGAGCGCGGCGAGTTCGCCATCGGTCCGATGCTGATGTCGCTCGCAAGGGCCAATGCCGGCAGACGCGAGCGGACAGGGTGA